The Thermodesulfobacteriota bacterium DNA window TCCCGAGACGACCCCGGCGTTCTCCCCGAGAAGCTTGGACGCGACGATGTACCCGCCGCCGCCCGAAGGGAACGCCTCGATGATCTGCATGTAGCTGCCCGAGATGATCAGGATGGTGGCGATCGACATCACGGCGATGATGACCGCAAGGACCGAGTGGCGGCCCAAGGCGAGAAAGGCCTCCTCCGGGCCGTAACAGGAGGACGAGATCCCGTCCGCGCCCAGCCCCACCCAGGCGAAGAAGGCGACCAGCGAGACGCGGTGAAATATCTTCGGGTCGAACAGGTCCCGGGGCGCCCCGAACAGGAAGTGCTTCACCCGCCGGTAGAAGGATTCGTTTCCGTTCGGCGAATTCGGATCCGTCACTATTCCGCCTCTCCCTTGGTCCCCTTGCCCCCGCCGGCCTTCGGGAGCGAGAAGAATATGATGCTGCCGGTTCCCTCCCCGCTTTCCGCCCCGACGGTCCCGCCGTGCGCGACCACGATGTCCCTCATGATGGCGAGGCCGAGCCCCACGCCTGTCGCCCGTTCCTGGCCCGGGACCCGGAAGAACGGCTCGAAGATGTGCGGCAGGTACTGCCGCGGAATCCCGGCGCCGGTGTCACGGACGGCAAAGCGCACGGCCTCCCCCTCTTCCTTCGCGGAAAGATGGACGCTCCCGCCGGGAGAGGTGTATTTCAGGGAATTGGACAGCAGGTTCTCGAAGACGTGCGCGATGCGGGCGGGATCCGCCCACACGTCGGGTAGCCCCGCCGGCACGTCGTACGTCAATGCGACGCCTGCGTCGCGCGCCCTGCTCCGATACGCGTCCGAATTCGCGGCGAGGAGCTCCTGAGGCGATACGGCGCGCAGGTCCAGGTTCGCCCGACCCGACTCCAGGTGCCCGATGTCCAGCAGGCTCTCGATGATGTCGTGGAGCCGGTCGGCATCCTCGCTGGCGGCGGCCGCCAGCTCCGACTGCTTCGGGCCGAGCGTTCCGACCTTCTCGTCGAGCAGGAGGCGCAGCGCCATCCGGATCGAGGTGAGCGGCGTCCTGAGCTGGTGCGAGACGGTATCGATCACGCTGCGCTTCATCTCGTCCTGCTGCCGCTGTTGCGTGACATCCCGCAGAATCAGGACCACTCCCGCGGCCTCCCGCGACGAGTCGAGGATCGGAACGGCCTGCGGCCGGAAGAACCGCTCCTCGTTCCGCACGAAATGCTGGACGACCGCCAGCCCGCCTTCGCCGTCCACCGGGCGCCCTTCCGAAAGGGCCTTCCCGGCGAGATCCGCCATCCACGGATGTGCCGCGTCCCGCAGGCGGGAGCCCGCCCGGAGGCCGAAAATATCGGCCGCCGCCCTAGTGGCCACCTCCACCTCCCCTTCAGCCGTCAGGACCGCGATCGCGTCGGGAAGGCTTGCGAACGCCTGCTGCGT harbors:
- a CDS encoding ATP-binding protein; translation: MSLRQKLALGFLGLLIVMTGIAAHNLTRISALGDSIEVILRENYRSVVACQQMKEAIDRMDSGAVFVLLNAEDKGNEQIRAHQPLFENALRTELGNITLPGEEAAARELERLYGGYKSSLAVLSDPEVGREARRKAYFDAILPLFQRIKEHADTIERMNQRNMVEMDARAKRMAESVRRQTYLMLVASLLVAAAFLFLTGRWILQPIRRLISSANEIRAGKLDLAIPIASRDEIGQLSEAFNEMAVSLREFRRTEQAKLLRSQRSTQQAFASLPDAIAVLTAEGEVEVATRAAADIFGLRAGSRLRDAAHPWMADLAGKALSEGRPVDGEGGLAVVQHFVRNEERFFRPQAVPILDSSREAAGVVLILRDVTQQRQQDEMKRSVIDTVSHQLRTPLTSIRMALRLLLDEKVGTLGPKQSELAAAASEDADRLHDIIESLLDIGHLESGRANLDLRAVSPQELLAANSDAYRSRARDAGVALTYDVPAGLPDVWADPARIAHVFENLLSNSLKYTSPGGSVHLSAKEEGEAVRFAVRDTGAGIPRQYLPHIFEPFFRVPGQERATGVGLGLAIMRDIVVAHGGTVGAESGEGTGSIIFFSLPKAGGGKGTKGEAE